One Streptosporangium sp. NBC_01495 DNA window includes the following coding sequences:
- a CDS encoding CDP-glycerol glycerophosphotransferase family protein, whose product MATGATPARVSGDPVADRLRAVQDLCDRGEPLDSIMAAVLADGLKPAERRRFDAAALAGPLGSRLEIAAKRGAARRREFVTLLKPYVTGVDAKAKRDLPVARRIAFHLIEHRGIDDLAEGDELQRLVTAAAEPSRRVRKSLRWYADLPLQDELPETLYRLRAADLIPVTQIEDISWSGGRLHVSGHAYLAGLSVRSRRLNRATVVLRGPRWLPPVRLRTRRVFHPEATHGAEEAGCNYDWSGFTAEMSPWPLRWRSAVRAVVRGGKRLLRRRATVQDTTTWRTEIVIWSRGARAGGLLRGPSTGRTERPGGLDLGKGWWIRPVWTSDRALQVVLQPTRAELAGVRLNGERLEVEVFLPGKGVTRGQARLDGHRIAADFTPAEGGTTVVVPLATASLLQERDGGRLWIEPKGDPAASVMIGKAQESRTVVGDREITVLRDRRDRVSVSAHRIRPVITAATWDERGVLTLEGSYPGSGEAALTLKHRSGLIHAIPLKREDSRFTVGLAPAAMPRFGDTAPLSSGTWSMAVRDAAGQIVPFRVDHAILDGLDEDTKIRDGREYRLISTRFDIPVLSVAEHLPDDEKGAGGLFALRRHFYPAERTRELNDATVYVAYDGRQYEGSVRAVYEERVRRGDAGEHIWVVKDGAFVPPGPRELGFGAGTGPTVVRAGSREHYAVLARSRYVVTNGFLPPWFRSREDQVVVQTWHGTPVKRLGNDLPHMSRDPKPPAWHRQAVEVRGWDLLVSQSPWATRVLRKAFGYQGEVLESGYPRNDVLVAPDREELAAAVRARLGVAEGAKVVLYAPTYRDYDRKNASIRLDLAEAHRMLGPGYEFLIRGHSMQAAPNVRAGLGRDVTTYPDITDLMLIADVLITDYSSVMFDFAATGRPMLFFTYDLQRYSSKRGVYLDLAAEAPGPLLSTGAEVIQALRSIDEVVATHAEKYDLFQRTYAPRDDGKATARLVDRVFST is encoded by the coding sequence ATGGCCACCGGTGCCACTCCCGCACGAGTCAGCGGCGACCCCGTCGCTGACCGTCTGCGGGCTGTCCAGGATCTCTGCGACCGGGGAGAACCACTCGACTCGATCATGGCCGCGGTGCTGGCGGACGGGCTGAAACCGGCTGAGCGCCGCCGCTTCGACGCCGCCGCGCTGGCCGGCCCCCTGGGGTCCCGGCTGGAGATCGCGGCCAAGCGGGGCGCCGCCAGGCGCCGCGAGTTCGTCACGCTCCTGAAGCCGTACGTGACCGGTGTCGACGCGAAGGCCAAGCGCGACCTGCCGGTCGCCCGCAGGATCGCCTTCCACCTGATCGAACATCGGGGGATCGACGACCTCGCCGAAGGCGACGAGCTGCAGAGGCTCGTGACCGCCGCGGCCGAGCCGTCCAGGCGCGTCCGCAAGAGCCTCCGCTGGTACGCGGACCTGCCGCTCCAGGACGAGCTGCCCGAGACCCTGTACCGGCTGCGGGCGGCCGACCTCATCCCGGTGACCCAGATCGAGGACATCTCCTGGTCGGGCGGGAGGCTGCACGTCAGCGGCCACGCCTACCTGGCCGGGCTGTCCGTGCGCAGCCGCCGCCTCAACCGGGCCACGGTGGTGCTGCGCGGACCGCGCTGGCTGCCGCCGGTGCGGCTTCGCACCCGCAGGGTCTTCCACCCCGAGGCGACCCACGGCGCGGAGGAGGCGGGCTGCAACTACGACTGGTCCGGTTTCACCGCCGAGATGAGCCCCTGGCCGCTGCGCTGGCGTTCGGCCGTACGGGCCGTGGTGCGCGGGGGCAAGCGCCTGCTGCGCCGCCGCGCGACCGTCCAGGACACCACCACCTGGCGTACCGAGATCGTGATCTGGAGCCGGGGCGCCCGCGCCGGCGGTCTCCTGCGCGGTCCCTCCACCGGCCGCACCGAGCGCCCCGGGGGGCTGGACCTCGGCAAGGGCTGGTGGATCCGTCCCGTCTGGACCTCCGACCGCGCCCTCCAGGTCGTGCTGCAGCCCACCCGGGCCGAGCTGGCCGGCGTGCGGTTGAACGGCGAGCGCCTGGAGGTCGAGGTCTTCCTGCCGGGCAAGGGCGTCACCAGGGGGCAGGCCCGCCTGGACGGCCACCGGATCGCCGCGGACTTCACCCCCGCCGAGGGCGGCACCACCGTCGTCGTGCCGCTCGCGACGGCCTCCCTGCTGCAGGAACGCGACGGCGGCAGGCTCTGGATCGAGCCCAAGGGCGACCCCGCGGCCTCCGTCATGATCGGCAAGGCTCAGGAGAGCCGTACGGTCGTCGGCGACCGGGAGATCACCGTGCTGCGCGACCGGCGCGACCGCGTGAGCGTCTCCGCGCACCGGATCCGCCCGGTCATCACCGCGGCGACCTGGGACGAGCGGGGCGTGCTCACCCTGGAGGGCTCCTACCCCGGCTCCGGCGAGGCCGCGCTCACCCTCAAGCACCGCAGCGGGCTGATCCACGCCATCCCCCTGAAGCGCGAGGACTCCCGCTTCACGGTCGGGCTCGCGCCCGCCGCGATGCCCCGCTTCGGCGACACGGCCCCGCTGAGCAGCGGCACCTGGAGCATGGCGGTCCGCGACGCGGCCGGGCAGATCGTCCCGTTCCGCGTCGACCACGCCATCCTCGACGGGCTGGACGAGGACACGAAGATCCGTGACGGCCGCGAATACCGCCTGATCTCCACCCGCTTCGACATCCCGGTGCTGTCCGTCGCCGAGCACCTTCCCGACGACGAGAAGGGCGCCGGCGGCCTGTTCGCCCTGCGCCGGCACTTCTACCCCGCCGAGCGGACCCGCGAGCTGAACGACGCGACCGTCTACGTCGCCTACGACGGGCGGCAGTACGAGGGCAGCGTCCGCGCGGTCTACGAGGAGCGCGTGCGGCGCGGCGACGCCGGTGAGCACATCTGGGTGGTCAAGGACGGCGCGTTCGTGCCTCCCGGCCCCCGGGAGCTCGGCTTCGGCGCGGGCACCGGCCCGACCGTGGTGCGCGCGGGCAGCCGCGAGCACTACGCGGTGCTGGCCCGCTCGCGTTACGTGGTGACCAACGGCTTCCTGCCGCCGTGGTTCCGGTCCCGCGAGGACCAGGTGGTGGTGCAGACCTGGCACGGCACCCCGGTCAAGCGCCTGGGCAACGACCTGCCGCACATGTCCCGCGACCCCAAGCCGCCGGCCTGGCACCGGCAGGCCGTCGAGGTGCGGGGCTGGGATCTGCTGGTCTCCCAGAGCCCCTGGGCGACCCGCGTCCTGCGCAAGGCGTTCGGCTACCAGGGCGAGGTCCTGGAGAGCGGTTACCCGCGCAACGACGTGCTCGTGGCCCCCGACCGCGAGGAGCTGGCCGCGGCGGTGCGCGCGCGGCTCGGCGTCGCCGAGGGCGCCAAGGTGGTGCTCTACGCGCCGACCTACCGCGACTACGACCGCAAGAACGCCTCGATCCGCCTGGACCTGGCCGAGGCGCACCGGATGCTCGGTCCCGGCTACGAGTTCCTGATCCGGGGTCACTCGATGCAGGCGGCGCCGAACGTGCGCGCCGGTCTCGGCCGCGACGTCACGACATATCCGGATATCACGGATCTGATGTTGATCGCGGACGTGCTGATCACGGACTACTCGTCGGTCATGTTCGACTTCGCGGCGACCGGCAGGCCGATGCTCTTCTTCACCTACGACCTGCAGCGTTACTCGTCCAAGCGGGGCGTCTACCTCGACCTGGCCGCCGAGGCCCCCGGCCCGCTGCTGTCCACCGGGGCGGAGGTCATCCAGGCCCTGCGGTCGATCGACGAGGTGGTCGCCACCCACGCCGAGAAGTACGACCTCTTCCAGCGCACCTACGCGCCCCGCGACGACGGCAAGGCGACGGCGAGGCTCGTCGACCGCGTCTTCTCGACCTGA
- a CDS encoding ATP-dependent helicase, which yields MSGQDWRLIRREGAGRAVAPALDEHQRAVVAHESGPLLVLAGPGTGKTTTIVETVVDRIERRGVDPERVLVLTFSRKAAEELRERITARMRRTTRTPLALTFHSYAYALLRREAVLAGGVPPRLLTGPEQLLEIRRLLHGELEDGATHWPDDMHEALKTRGFAQELRDFLARAAERGLDGPELRELGRRHGRLDWTAAGKFADRYQARFDLDLEPVLDYAELIRAAGALLSDPEVRARERSAYDAVFVDEYQDTDPAQEFLLQQLAGEGRDLVAVGDPDQSIYGFRGADVRGIMSFPDRFRDADGAKAPVVALRVCRRSGRELLRATRRVTTRLPATPGGAAHRDLRALPDAEPGDVRVLVADGATQEAAIVADTLRRAHLLDGVPWSRMAVLVRSATRQVPLLRRALVTAGVPVVVGGGEVPLFQEPGVRPLIRLIQVALHPETLDEGVAEELLTGALGGTDMIGVRRLRRALRIAEHEALANPDEHDVDVDEMVEREVPGPRSSGELMVAALKDARELVRVEPHVALPAERLAGLISAATEAVRQGGTAEDVLWAVWQATGLARKWTDVSLRGGVRGTMADRDLDAVVALFDHTARFVDRLPHAGVDVFVEDLVAQEIPGDSLAERAPDGDTVRILTAHRSKGLEWDVVVVAGVQEGAWPDLRLRGSILSTDDMVARAEGSEHENPAAVSAALASQLLAEERRLFYVAATRARKRLIVTAVGGDDTEERPSRFLTELVPGSAEDAGVDERSRWLSMSALVADLRSAVADSTRPEPLRRSAAEHLARLAASGVPGAHPNEWYALTPISDDRPLSWPDDIVRVSPSAVESFSKCGLRWLLETSVGAGGTDVARGLGTVVHALAVLAATGMPTEETLGKRLDDVWHELDFGGVWYNRKQRRVAEEMISKFVRWHEENPRELVGLEEAFTAMVSEGVQIKGRVDRVERDGEGRAVIIDIKTGKNGPKDADLERHPQLGVYQLAALLGAFQRHGMTEPGGAALVQVGDAAGKKAAKEQTQPPLADDPDPGWARDMVDTVAIGMSGPFFQAKVNDGCRTCAVRASCPVSKNGDQVC from the coding sequence GTGAGTGGTCAGGACTGGCGGCTGATACGTCGTGAGGGTGCGGGGAGGGCTGTTGCCCCTGCGCTCGACGAGCACCAGCGGGCGGTGGTGGCCCATGAGAGCGGCCCGCTCCTCGTGCTCGCGGGGCCCGGCACCGGCAAGACCACCACGATCGTCGAGACCGTCGTCGACAGGATCGAGCGCCGGGGCGTCGACCCCGAGAGGGTGCTCGTCCTCACCTTCAGCCGCAAGGCCGCCGAGGAGCTGCGCGAGCGCATCACCGCCCGGATGCGCCGCACCACCCGCACCCCCCTCGCCCTCACCTTCCACAGCTACGCCTACGCGCTGCTCCGCCGCGAGGCCGTGCTCGCCGGAGGGGTGCCGCCGCGCCTGCTGACCGGCCCCGAGCAGCTCCTGGAGATCCGCCGCCTGCTCCACGGCGAGCTGGAGGACGGCGCCACGCACTGGCCCGACGACATGCACGAGGCGCTCAAGACGCGCGGTTTCGCCCAGGAGCTCCGCGACTTCCTGGCCCGCGCCGCCGAGCGCGGCCTCGACGGGCCCGAGCTGAGAGAGCTGGGCCGCCGCCACGGTCGTCTGGACTGGACGGCCGCTGGAAAGTTCGCCGACCGTTACCAGGCCAGGTTCGACCTCGACCTCGAACCGGTCCTCGACTACGCGGAGCTGATCCGCGCGGCGGGGGCGCTGCTCTCCGACCCCGAGGTGCGCGCCCGCGAGCGGTCGGCGTACGACGCCGTCTTCGTCGACGAGTACCAGGACACCGACCCCGCGCAGGAGTTCCTGCTCCAGCAGCTGGCGGGGGAGGGCCGCGACCTGGTCGCGGTCGGCGACCCCGACCAGTCGATCTACGGATTCCGCGGCGCCGACGTCCGCGGGATCATGAGTTTCCCCGATCGGTTCCGCGACGCCGACGGCGCGAAGGCCCCCGTCGTCGCGCTGCGCGTCTGCCGCCGCAGCGGCCGGGAGCTGCTGAGGGCCACCCGCCGCGTCACCACCCGCCTGCCCGCCACCCCCGGCGGCGCCGCCCACCGCGACCTGCGCGCCCTGCCGGACGCCGAGCCCGGCGACGTGCGGGTGCTGGTGGCCGACGGCGCCACCCAGGAGGCGGCGATCGTGGCCGACACGCTCCGCAGGGCGCACCTGCTGGACGGCGTCCCCTGGTCGCGGATGGCCGTGCTGGTGCGGTCGGCGACGCGCCAGGTGCCGCTGCTGCGCCGCGCCCTGGTCACCGCCGGGGTGCCGGTCGTGGTCGGCGGCGGCGAGGTGCCGCTGTTCCAGGAGCCGGGCGTACGGCCGCTGATCAGGCTCATCCAGGTGGCGCTGCACCCGGAGACCCTCGACGAGGGGGTCGCGGAGGAGCTGCTGACCGGGGCGCTCGGCGGCACCGACATGATCGGGGTGCGCCGCCTGCGCCGCGCGCTGCGGATCGCCGAGCACGAGGCGCTGGCCAACCCCGACGAGCACGACGTGGACGTGGACGAGATGGTGGAGCGCGAGGTTCCGGGCCCGCGCTCCTCGGGCGAGCTGATGGTCGCGGCGCTGAAGGACGCGCGGGAGCTGGTCAGGGTGGAGCCGCACGTGGCGCTGCCCGCCGAGCGGCTCGCCGGTCTCATCTCCGCCGCCACCGAGGCCGTACGGCAGGGAGGCACCGCCGAGGACGTGCTGTGGGCCGTCTGGCAGGCCACCGGCCTGGCCAGGAAGTGGACCGACGTCAGCCTCAGGGGCGGTGTCAGGGGCACCATGGCCGACCGCGACCTCGACGCCGTCGTGGCGCTGTTCGACCACACGGCCAGGTTCGTCGACCGGCTCCCGCACGCCGGGGTGGACGTGTTCGTCGAGGACCTGGTCGCCCAGGAGATCCCCGGCGACTCCCTCGCCGAGCGGGCCCCCGACGGAGACACGGTCCGCATCCTCACCGCGCACCGCTCCAAGGGCCTGGAGTGGGACGTGGTGGTCGTCGCCGGGGTCCAGGAGGGCGCCTGGCCGGACCTGCGGCTGCGCGGGTCCATCCTGAGCACCGACGACATGGTCGCCAGGGCCGAGGGCTCCGAGCACGAGAACCCGGCGGCCGTCTCCGCCGCCCTCGCCTCCCAGCTGCTGGCCGAGGAGCGCCGCCTGTTCTACGTGGCCGCGACCAGGGCGAGGAAGAGGCTCATCGTCACCGCCGTGGGCGGCGACGACACCGAGGAGCGGCCCTCCCGCTTCCTCACCGAGCTGGTGCCCGGCTCGGCCGAGGACGCGGGCGTCGACGAGCGTTCCCGCTGGCTCAGCATGTCCGCGCTCGTGGCCGACCTGCGCTCGGCGGTCGCCGACTCCACCAGGCCCGAGCCGCTCCGCAGGTCCGCGGCCGAGCACCTGGCCAGGCTCGCCGCCTCCGGGGTGCCCGGCGCCCACCCCAACGAGTGGTACGCCCTCACCCCCATCTCCGACGACCGCCCGCTCAGCTGGCCCGACGACATCGTGCGCGTCTCGCCCTCGGCGGTGGAGAGCTTCAGCAAGTGCGGCCTGCGCTGGCTGCTGGAGACCTCCGTGGGCGCGGGCGGCACCGACGTGGCCCGCGGCCTGGGCACGGTCGTGCACGCGCTCGCCGTCCTCGCCGCGACGGGCATGCCCACCGAGGAGACCCTCGGCAAGCGCCTGGACGACGTCTGGCACGAACTCGACTTCGGCGGTGTCTGGTACAACCGCAAGCAGCGCAGGGTCGCCGAGGAGATGATCTCCAAGTTCGTCCGCTGGCACGAGGAGAACCCCAGGGAGCTGGTCGGCCTGGAGGAGGCGTTCACGGCCATGGTCTCCGAGGGCGTGCAGATCAAGGGCAGGGTCGACCGGGTCGAGCGCGACGGCGAGGGCCGGGCCGTGATCATCGACATCAAGACCGGCAAGAACGGTCCCAAGGACGCCGATCTCGAACGCCACCCACAGCTCGGCGTCTACCAGCTCGCCGCGCTGCTGGGCGCCTTCCAGCGGCACGGCATGACCGAGCCGGGCGGCGCGGCCCTGGTCCAGGTGGGCGACGCGGCGGGCAAGAAGGCCGCCAAGGAGCAGACGCAGCCTCCCCTGGCGGACGACCCGGATCCCGGCTGGGCCCGCGACATGGTCGACACCGTCGCGATCGGCATGTCGGGGCCGTTCTTCCAGGCCAAGGTGAACGACGGCTGCCGCACCTGCGCCGTGCGGGCGAGCTGCCCGGTCAGCAAGAACGGAGATCAGGTGTGCTGA
- a CDS encoding UvrD-helicase domain-containing protein, with translation MLSPVQLAAKLGILPPTPEQATVIEAGLEPMVVMAGAGSGKSETMAGRVVWLVANGLVRPEQILGLTFTRKAAGELAARVRERLNGLVETKQVPADLMEGEPTISTYHAYAARLVTDHALREALEPTMRLVSPAVSWQLAGRVVSAYDGPMEQVEWSPATVTRAVLELAGELAEHLRTPQDVRDVGAWLARRYDELPGTPIKDQRRPLVVQRAREQLLPLVEAYDRLKRGREVVDHGDQMALAARIAAKHADVGEIERGRFAVVLLDEYQDTSHAQLVLLRALFGGGHPVTAVGDPCQSIYGWRGASAGNLTRFPGDFRTASGELAPINRLSVSFRNGDAVLDVAARLQLPLRMEAREVPVLVPGGNRVDRGRVVCAFHETADGEAEWIASGIARVLGAESAPDGMPWGEGERKRAKQSAWGGPQCLQPHDVAILARKRSQFPALRRALEARGIPVEVVGLGGLLTVPEVADIVSTLRVIYDPSAGDALVRLLSGPRWRIGPADLKELGERARDLNRETREGASPVADPLDQVVADMAEERGSLVDALDELPDRPAWQDLFSPLARVRLVAMAQELRLLRSHTGQPLPDLILEIERRLGLDIEVAARGTAVGPFAARADLDAFLDAAARFAGDSEDPTLGAFLAFLKAADEEENGLDAGRVGESNSVKLMTVHASKGLEWPVVVVPGLSQALSKAGTLTVGTMFPARATTSPKWTENPRKLPYPLRGDASDLPGLTGLSKEELADFDERCRDRDLLEERRLAYVAVTRAHYLLIASGYRWGTAAKPLEPSDFLVEIRETCGRVAFWAPEVEEGAANPLLAEPAESVWPIAPEDVRYAAVLDGATMVEAALAAMAGGATPATGSGSASASASVSSSASASVSSSVSSSVSVSASVSSSVSVSASVSSSSSSSSSSYEDVPFPEFPGAARGGEGFPEEADVPFPGDPWDESFPEDEPFPESPEDEDVPFPADPEDAGALPGASEAVSAARRSEPAGPGAGAVPERGAASDPGPESEPGAVSRTLSEAGAGPETVSEPMSGVSGARAVSEGGAKPAAAGAKPAPTPELKPAPTPELKPESEPELKPESEPEPEAESEPWAGFEAESGELPGRRPVPVADLRGWDRERAKAWERDIELLLRERELNRRRGGGRVELPTHLTVSSLVTLASDAKALARQIRRPVPKKPAPLARRGTSFHRWLEGRWGQQRLMDEFELPGASDDFEETDAHLDELRARFEESEWAGREPLDVEVPFETMIADRVVRGRMDAVFRVSEGRYEVVDWKTGRRPDGKKAEAAASVQLAAYRLAWSHLASVPLDQVSAAFHYVLLNETVRPVNLLDERGLVALVESVPGLG, from the coding sequence GTGCTGAGCCCGGTCCAGCTGGCCGCCAAGCTGGGCATCCTGCCGCCGACCCCCGAACAGGCCACCGTGATCGAGGCCGGTCTCGAACCGATGGTCGTGATGGCCGGAGCCGGGTCCGGCAAGAGCGAGACCATGGCCGGGCGCGTCGTCTGGCTGGTCGCCAACGGGCTGGTCCGCCCCGAGCAGATCCTCGGGCTCACCTTCACCAGGAAGGCCGCCGGAGAGCTGGCCGCGCGCGTGCGCGAGCGGCTCAACGGCCTGGTCGAGACCAAGCAGGTGCCCGCCGACCTGATGGAGGGCGAGCCGACCATCTCGACGTACCACGCCTACGCGGCCCGCCTGGTCACCGACCACGCCCTGCGTGAGGCGCTGGAGCCGACCATGCGCCTGGTCTCCCCGGCCGTCTCCTGGCAGCTCGCGGGACGGGTGGTCAGCGCGTACGACGGGCCGATGGAGCAGGTCGAGTGGAGCCCGGCGACCGTCACCCGGGCGGTGCTGGAGCTCGCCGGTGAGCTGGCCGAGCACCTGCGCACCCCGCAGGACGTGCGCGACGTCGGCGCCTGGCTCGCCCGGCGGTACGACGAGCTGCCCGGTACGCCGATCAAGGACCAGCGCAGGCCGCTGGTCGTCCAGCGGGCCAGGGAGCAGCTGCTGCCGCTGGTCGAGGCGTACGACCGGCTCAAGCGGGGCAGGGAGGTCGTCGACCACGGCGACCAGATGGCGCTGGCCGCCCGGATCGCCGCCAAGCACGCCGACGTCGGCGAGATCGAGCGCGGGCGGTTCGCCGTGGTCCTCCTGGACGAGTACCAGGACACCAGCCACGCCCAGCTCGTCCTGCTGCGCGCCCTGTTCGGCGGAGGCCACCCGGTGACGGCCGTGGGCGACCCCTGCCAGTCCATCTACGGCTGGCGCGGCGCCTCCGCGGGCAACCTGACCCGTTTCCCCGGCGATTTCAGGACCGCGTCCGGAGAGCTCGCCCCGATCAACCGCCTGTCGGTCAGCTTCCGCAACGGCGACGCCGTGCTGGACGTCGCCGCCCGGCTCCAGCTGCCGCTGCGGATGGAGGCCAGGGAGGTGCCGGTCCTGGTGCCCGGTGGCAACCGGGTCGATCGCGGCCGGGTGGTGTGCGCCTTCCACGAGACCGCCGACGGCGAGGCGGAGTGGATCGCCTCGGGGATCGCGAGGGTGCTGGGCGCGGAGAGCGCGCCCGACGGCATGCCCTGGGGAGAGGGCGAGCGCAAGCGGGCCAAGCAGAGCGCCTGGGGCGGGCCGCAGTGCCTCCAGCCGCACGACGTGGCGATCCTGGCGCGCAAGCGCTCGCAGTTCCCCGCGCTGCGCAGGGCGCTGGAGGCGCGCGGCATCCCGGTCGAGGTCGTCGGCCTGGGCGGCCTGCTCACCGTGCCCGAGGTCGCCGACATCGTCTCCACCCTGCGGGTGATCTACGATCCGAGCGCCGGGGACGCCCTGGTGCGGCTGCTGTCCGGCCCCCGATGGCGGATCGGCCCCGCCGACCTCAAGGAGCTGGGGGAGCGGGCCCGCGACCTGAATCGGGAGACCCGCGAGGGTGCCTCGCCGGTGGCCGACCCACTGGACCAGGTCGTGGCGGACATGGCCGAGGAGCGCGGCAGCCTGGTCGACGCCCTCGACGAGCTGCCCGACCGGCCCGCGTGGCAGGACCTGTTCTCCCCCCTGGCCCGGGTGCGGCTGGTCGCCATGGCCCAGGAGTTGCGCCTCCTGCGCTCCCATACCGGCCAGCCGCTGCCCGACCTGATCCTGGAGATCGAGCGCAGGCTCGGCCTGGACATCGAGGTGGCGGCCAGGGGGACGGCCGTCGGCCCGTTCGCCGCCCGCGCCGACCTCGACGCCTTCCTGGACGCCGCCGCCCGGTTCGCCGGAGACTCCGAGGACCCGACGCTGGGCGCGTTCCTGGCGTTCCTGAAGGCGGCCGACGAGGAGGAGAACGGGCTGGACGCCGGGCGGGTGGGCGAGAGCAACAGCGTGAAGCTGATGACCGTGCACGCCTCCAAGGGCCTGGAGTGGCCGGTCGTCGTGGTGCCCGGCCTGTCGCAGGCGCTGTCCAAGGCCGGGACGCTCACCGTCGGCACCATGTTCCCCGCCCGCGCCACGACCAGCCCGAAGTGGACGGAGAACCCCCGCAAGCTGCCCTACCCGCTGCGCGGCGACGCCTCGGACCTGCCGGGGCTGACCGGGCTCTCCAAGGAGGAACTCGCCGATTTCGACGAGCGCTGCCGCGACCGCGACCTGCTGGAGGAGCGCCGCCTGGCGTACGTCGCCGTCACCCGCGCCCACTACCTCCTGATCGCCTCCGGCTACCGCTGGGGCACCGCGGCCAAGCCGCTGGAACCGTCCGACTTCCTGGTGGAGATCCGCGAGACCTGCGGCCGGGTGGCCTTCTGGGCCCCCGAGGTGGAGGAGGGCGCCGCCAACCCGCTTCTCGCCGAGCCCGCCGAGTCCGTCTGGCCGATCGCCCCGGAGGACGTCCGCTACGCGGCCGTGCTCGACGGCGCCACCATGGTCGAGGCCGCCCTCGCGGCGATGGCCGGGGGCGCGACTCCCGCGACCGGTTCCGGGTCCGCGTCCGCGTCCGCGTCCGTGTCCTCGTCCGCGTCCGCGTCCGTGTCCTCGTCCGTGTCCTCGTCCGTGTCCGTGTCCGCGTCCGTGTCCTCGTCCGTGTCCGTGTCCGCGTCCGTGTCCTCGTCCTCGTCCTCGTCCTCGTCCTCGTACGAGGATGTTCCCTTTCCCGAGTTCCCCGGGGCCGCGCGGGGCGGGGAGGGTTTCCCCGAGGAGGCGGACGTGCCCTTCCCCGGCGACCCGTGGGACGAGTCCTTCCCGGAGGACGAGCCCTTCCCGGAGAGCCCGGAGGACGAGGACGTGCCGTTCCCCGCCGATCCGGAGGACGCGGGCGCTCTTCCCGGGGCGTCCGAAGCCGTGTCCGCCGCCCGGCGGAGCGAACCGGCTGGGCCCGGCGCGGGGGCCGTACCCGAGCGGGGAGCGGCGTCCGATCCTGGGCCCGAGAGCGAGCCGGGAGCGGTGTCCAGGACGCTGTCCGAGGCCGGGGCCGGGCCGGAAACGGTGTCCGAGCCGATGTCCGGGGTGTCCGGGGCGCGAGCGGTATCCGAGGGCGGCGCCAAGCCGGCGGCGGCGGGTGCGAAACCCGCGCCTACGCCCGAGCTCAAACCCGCGCCTACGCCCGAGCTCAAACCCGAGTCCGAGCCCGAGCTCAAACCCGAATCCGAGCCTGAGCCCGAAGCCGAGTCTGAGCCCTGGGCCGGGTTCGAGGCCGAGTCCGGTGAGCTGCCCGGCCGGCGGCCGGTTCCCGTGGCCGACCTGCGAGGGTGGGACAGGGAGCGGGCGAAGGCGTGGGAGCGCGACATCGAGCTCCTGCTCAGGGAGCGCGAGCTGAACCGGCGGCGCGGTGGCGGCCGGGTGGAGCTGCCCACCCACCTGACCGTGTCCTCCCTCGTCACCCTCGCCTCCGACGCCAAGGCGCTGGCCCGGCAGATCCGCCGCCCGGTGCCCAAGAAGCCCGCCCCGCTGGCGCGCAGGGGCACCTCCTTCCACCGCTGGCTGGAGGGGCGCTGGGGCCAGCAGCGGCTGATGGACGAGTTCGAGCTGCCCGGCGCGTCCGACGACTTCGAGGAGACCGACGCCCATCTCGACGAGCTGCGTGCCCGCTTCGAGGAGAGTGAGTGGGCGGGCAGGGAACCGCTCGACGTCGAGGTCCCCTTCGAAACCATGATCGCCGACCGGGTGGTCCGCGGCCGGATGGACGCGGTCTTCCGGGTCTCCGAAGGCCGCTACGAGGTCGTCGACTGGAAGACCGGCCGCCGCCCGGACGGGAAGAAGGCCGAGGCCGCCGCCTCGGTCCAGCTCGCCGCCTACCGGCTGGCCTGGTCCCACCTGGCCTCGGTTCCCCTGGATCAGGTGAGCGCGGCCTTCCACTACGTCCTGCTCAACGAGACGGTCCGCCCCGTCAACCTCCTCGACGAGCGCGGTCTCGTCGCCCTCGTCGAGTCGGTCCCCGGACTCGGCTGA
- a CDS encoding class I SAM-dependent methyltransferase, protein MDSNLLQVRRGDRFAFGRNWKSFVGLVDEGRVRSAIDSLRATLGVEDLAGRTFLDVGCGSGLFSLAAHRLGARVHSFDVDAEAVESAVRLRHAFAPDASWTIERGSILDAGHLARLGTFDVVYAWGVLHHTGAMWRAFDAAVGLVTPGGLLFVSLYNDQGRQSRMWTAVKRRYNRSGPVTRGALIAGSSAYIYRAWPLVTVARLLQGQARLAPVRPRGMSRWHDMLDWVGGYPFEVSRPEQVLARAHAHGLSLLLLKTCAGGLGCNEYLLRRPGGSAGAQEPEDPAGDLAHLGGTRDQPSQGHSG, encoded by the coding sequence ATGGACAGCAATCTTCTGCAGGTGCGGCGGGGTGACAGGTTCGCCTTCGGCCGTAACTGGAAGTCCTTCGTCGGCCTTGTCGACGAAGGACGCGTCCGGAGCGCGATCGACTCGCTGCGGGCGACCCTGGGTGTCGAGGATCTCGCCGGGCGTACCTTCCTCGACGTGGGCTGCGGCAGTGGCCTGTTCTCACTCGCCGCGCATCGCCTCGGAGCCCGCGTGCACTCCTTCGACGTCGACGCCGAGGCGGTGGAGTCCGCGGTGCGGCTGCGGCACGCCTTCGCTCCCGACGCCTCCTGGACGATCGAGCGGGGGTCGATCCTGGACGCCGGCCATCTCGCGCGGCTGGGGACCTTCGACGTGGTGTACGCCTGGGGAGTGCTGCACCACACCGGGGCCATGTGGCGGGCCTTCGACGCCGCCGTCGGGCTCGTCACCCCCGGCGGGCTGCTGTTCGTCTCGCTCTACAACGACCAGGGCAGGCAGAGCCGGATGTGGACCGCCGTGAAGCGGCGCTACAACCGGTCGGGACCGGTGACCCGCGGCGCCCTGATCGCCGGAAGCTCGGCCTACATCTACCGGGCCTGGCCCCTGGTCACCGTCGCGCGGCTGCTCCAAGGCCAAGCGCGTCTCGCGCCGGTCCGGCCGCGGGGCATGTCGCGCTGGCACGACATGCTCGACTGGGTGGGTGGTTACCCGTTCGAGGTCTCCAGGCCCGAGCAGGTCCTCGCCCGCGCCCACGCGCACGGTCTCAGCCTCCTGCTCCTCAAGACGTGCGCGGGCGGACTCGGCTGCAACGAGTACCTGCTCCGGCGGCCGGGCGGGTCAGCCGGCGCGCAGGAGCCCGAGGACCCGGCGGGCGATCTCGCGCACCTCGGCGGCACCCGGGACCAACCGTCTCAGGGGCACTCCGGCTGA